A window of Scophthalmus maximus strain ysfricsl-2021 chromosome 10, ASM2237912v1, whole genome shotgun sequence contains these coding sequences:
- the snrnp48 gene encoding U11/U12 small nuclear ribonucleoprotein 48 kDa protein: MADSPGTRTLQDRLERLRELAEFTDDCKRQLGDMFDSLGWSQDHTQEAMEQCPYDAGHRVPARSLEKHKASCRLRQMGYSPEEQAEMYDPSVCYENSSVKSFAMDKPTQHQVILQARSAAPLMRMEGVFWQGQYSGQPVDVPQNHKRAVCDLTVADRLALYDHVVGVVRQQEAAASSANDDLYVDLVSKLQKDDGQNEPKTHLELMAEMRDYKRRRQSYRAKNVHITKKSYTEVIREVINVHSGELARQWREDEDESSARSERSSQRRRLSERRSASSESRLSHGRHRRSHDERSHDEESTQKKKKKKRERDSRSPSDHQHERKRKKKKKKEGREKEK, from the exons ATGGCGGACTCGCCGGGGACGCGGACTCTCCAGGACCGACTGGAGCGTCTGCGGGAGCTGGCGGAGTTCACCGACGACTGCAAGAGGCAGCTGGGCGACATGTTTGACTCGTTGGGGTGGTCGCAGGACCACACGCAG GAAGCGATGGAGCAGTGTCCCTACGACGCCGGCCACAGAGTCCCGGCGAGGAGcctggagaaacacaaagcCTCCTGCCGCCTCCGACAGATGGGTTACTCACCAGAGGAGcag GCGGAGATGTACGACCCCTCCGTGTGTTACGAGAACAGCAGCGTCAAAAGCTTTGCAATGG ACAAACCCACGCAGCACCAGGTGATCCTCCAGGCCAGATCTGCTGCGCCGCTGATGAGGATGGAAGGAGTCTTCTGGCAAG GTCAGTACTCGGGCCAGCCCGTCGACGTGCCGCAGAACCACAAGCGAGCCGTGTGCGACCTCACCGTGGCCGACCGACTGGCTCTGTACGATCACGTGGTCGGTGTGGTCCGCCAACAGGAAGCGGCGGCCTCGTCAGCCAACGACGACCTCTACGTAGACCTGGTGTCCAAACTTCAGAAGG acgACGGACAAAACGAACCAAAGACTCACCTGGAGCTGATGGCGGAGATGAGGGACTACAAGAGGCGGCGTCAGTCGTACCGGGCCAAGAACGTTCACATCACCAAGAAGTCCTACACTGAG GTGATCCGAGAGGTGATCAACGTCCACTCGGGAGAGCTCGCCAGACAgtggagggaggacgaggacgagtcGTCCGCGCGATCGGAACGCTCCTCCCAACG GCGCCGGCTAAGCGAAAGGAGATCGGCATCCTCAGAGTCCCGCCTCTCCCACGGCAGACATCGTCGCAGCCACGACGAGCGAAGCCACGACGAAGAGAGcacgcagaagaagaagaagaagaagagggagcg GGATTCACGTTCCCCCAGCGACCACCAGCATGAgcgaaagaggaagaagaagaagaagaaggaagggagggagaaggagaagtga
- the zgc:113232 gene encoding collagen alpha-1(I) chain isoform X2, with product MGASSDTASLVSGLVVFTLCVVVSRCQDEFSGHHSEYPPEPTRRSHEEGDHDPHGRSRVTMITEDAFPYATTTESHYAKEDTETMQVPYEFPAAGPDTDSSGEEGPTDCDCQPGEPGFAGFAGPKGSRGLQGKSGEPGTQGREGYKGTKGVRGRGGDAGPVGDVGPEGDDGASGFSGAMGEHGLPGDLGQHGELGLKGDVGMEGPRGGVGAPGETGPRGDAGPPGPKGGKGSKGSGGDKGKEGPQGRDGQKGQTGAPGFPGDVGDRGYMGYPGQPGGFGPGGPKGSEGHGGLPGSDGDPGEDGPIGVPGLMGEPGEFGVKGSKGDRGVAGPRGRVGAVGAEGGQGDAGVPGKPGPKGLQAQPGAKGETGPDGDKGAAGRKGVKGGKGQTGRVGGHGDKGQRGPKGAVGRDGVPGPVGSPGIPGTRGERGPVGEAGVKGRAGAKGVPGPSGPGLSDQQVLQLCRGVVTAQISQYASSIRAKCSQGCPINNRTLIGPPGVRGQMGSPGKPGKAGKAGAKGARGVQGDRGLEGQKGEQGDRAQKGPKGAAGDPGKGLPGPDGPQGLTGLPGHPAEPKNGMEGPRGPRGFPGQVGPPGTVGIAGVPGICEARDCSIHAPVTRKEQGLVKGPVSSKI from the exons ATGGGAGCCTCCAGCGACACG GCCTCTCTCGTCTCCGGGCTCGTCGTGTTCACGCTGTGTGTCGTCGTCTCTCGTTGCCAGGACGAATTCTCCGGACACCACTCAG AGTATCCTCCGGAGCCGACCCGCCGCAGCCACGAGGAGGGGGACCACGACCCTCACGGCCGCAGCCGGGTCACCATGATCACAGAGGACGCCTTCCCTTACGCCACCACCACCGAGTCCCACTACGCCAAGGAGGACACGGAGACCATGCAG GTCCCGTATGAGTTCCCCGCTGCAGGACCGGACACGGACTCCTCGGGGGAGGAGGGGCCGACAGACTGCGACTGtcaacctggagaacctggctTCGCTGGCTTCGCCGGACCAAAG GGATCCCGAGGCCTGCAGGGTAAGAGCGGTGAGCCAGGGACTCAAGGCAGAGAG ggtTATAAAGGAACCAAAGGGGTtcgtggaagaggaggagacgccgGACCAGTG GGCGACGTTGGGCCCGAGGGAGACGACGGAGCCTCTGGTTTCTCTGGAGCCATG GGAGAACACGGACTTCCAGGAGACCTGGGCCAGCATGGAGAGCTGGGTCtgaag GGCGACGTCGGCATGGAGGGACCCCGCGGAGGAGTCGGCGCTCCCGGTGAGACT GGCCCTCGTGGTGATGCTGGGCCTCCAGGACCGAAGGGAGGTAAAGGTTCCAAG GGGTCTGGAGGTGACAAAGGAAAAGAGGGTCCACAGGGTCGAGACGGACAGAAG GGTCAGACCGGAGCACCCGGGTTTCCAGGGGACGTCGGCGACAGAGGCTACATG GGTTACCCCGGACAGCCGGGAGGCTTCGGACCCGGCGGACCAAAG ggCAGCGAAGGTCACGGCGGCCTGCCAGGCAGTGACGGTGACCCCGGAGAAGAT GGTCCCATAGGAGTCCCGGGGCTGATGGGAGAGCCTGGAGAATTTGGTGTCAAG GGGAGCAAAGGGGATCGAGGTGTGGCCGGTCCTCGAGGCAGAGTGGGCGCTGTG ggagctgaaggaggacagggagaCGCTGGAGTGCCAGGGAAACCCGGGCCGAAGGGCCTGCAGGCCCAGCCG GGGGCCAAAGGTGAGACGGGACCTGATGGTGACAAG ggagcagcaggaaggaaagGCGTTAAAGGAGGAAAAGGTCAAACG GGACGCGTTGGCGGCCACGGGGACAAAGGACAG CGTGGACCAAAAGGTGCGGTCGGTCGCGACGGCGTCCCCGGCCCCGTGGGCTCGCCCGGCATCCCAGGGACCAGAGGAGAGCGCGGCCCGGTCGGAGAGGCGGGTGTGAAGGGCCGAGCGGGAGCGAAGGGAGTCCCAGGTCCCTCT GGTCCTGGTCTGAGCGACCAGCAGGTCCTGCAGCTGTGTCGCGGCGTGGTGACGGCCCAGATCTCCCAGTACGCCTCCTCCATCCGGGCCAAGTGCTCCCAGGGCTGCCCCATTAACAACCGGACGCTCATCGGGCCCCCGGGAGTCCGCGGGCAAATGGGATCGCCCGGCAAACCC GGTAAAGCCGGAAAAGCTGGAGCAAAAGGAGCCAGAGGTGTTCAGGGCGACAGAGGCCTGGAGGGACAGAAGGGCGAGCAGGGTGACAGAG CTCAAAAGGGACCCAAAGGCGCCGCAGGTGATCCCGGTAAAGGCCTGCCAGGACCAGACGGACCACAAGGCCTCACAG GTTTGCCGGGTCACCCAGCAGAACCTAAAAACGGCATGGAGGGTCCCCGGGGTCCTCGCGGCTTCCCTGGTCAGGTGGGCCCACCCGGCACGGTCGGGATCGCAGGCGTGCCAGGAATTTGCGAGGCGCGGGACTGCAGCATTCACGCGCCGGTGACGCGCAAAGAGCAGGGTCTCGTGAAAGGACCCGTCAGTTCAAAAATCTGA
- the zgc:113232 gene encoding collagen alpha-1(I) chain isoform X1: MGASSDTASLVSGLVVFTLCVVVSRCQDEFSGHHSAEDHTYEGSLVDHYDVVASPPPEYPPEPTRRSHEEGDHDPHGRSRVTMITEDAFPYATTTESHYAKEDTETMQVPYEFPAAGPDTDSSGEEGPTDCDCQPGEPGFAGFAGPKGSRGLQGKSGEPGTQGREGYKGTKGVRGRGGDAGPVGDVGPEGDDGASGFSGAMGEHGLPGDLGQHGELGLKGDVGMEGPRGGVGAPGETGPRGDAGPPGPKGGKGSKGSGGDKGKEGPQGRDGQKGQTGAPGFPGDVGDRGYMGYPGQPGGFGPGGPKGSEGHGGLPGSDGDPGEDGPIGVPGLMGEPGEFGVKGSKGDRGVAGPRGRVGAVGAEGGQGDAGVPGKPGPKGLQAQPGAKGETGPDGDKGAAGRKGVKGGKGQTGRVGGHGDKGQRGPKGAVGRDGVPGPVGSPGIPGTRGERGPVGEAGVKGRAGAKGVPGPSGPGLSDQQVLQLCRGVVTAQISQYASSIRAKCSQGCPINNRTLIGPPGVRGQMGSPGKPGKAGKAGAKGARGVQGDRGLEGQKGEQGDRAQKGPKGAAGDPGKGLPGPDGPQGLTGLPGHPAEPKNGMEGPRGPRGFPGQVGPPGTVGIAGVPGICEARDCSIHAPVTRKEQGLVKGPVSSKI; this comes from the exons ATGGGAGCCTCCAGCGACACG GCCTCTCTCGTCTCCGGGCTCGTCGTGTTCACGCTGTGTGTCGTCGTCTCTCGTTGCCAGGACGAATTCTCCGGACACCACTCAG CTGAAGATCACACCTACGAAGGATCTTTGGTCGACCACTATGACGTCGTCGCCTCCCCTCCACCAG AGTATCCTCCGGAGCCGACCCGCCGCAGCCACGAGGAGGGGGACCACGACCCTCACGGCCGCAGCCGGGTCACCATGATCACAGAGGACGCCTTCCCTTACGCCACCACCACCGAGTCCCACTACGCCAAGGAGGACACGGAGACCATGCAG GTCCCGTATGAGTTCCCCGCTGCAGGACCGGACACGGACTCCTCGGGGGAGGAGGGGCCGACAGACTGCGACTGtcaacctggagaacctggctTCGCTGGCTTCGCCGGACCAAAG GGATCCCGAGGCCTGCAGGGTAAGAGCGGTGAGCCAGGGACTCAAGGCAGAGAG ggtTATAAAGGAACCAAAGGGGTtcgtggaagaggaggagacgccgGACCAGTG GGCGACGTTGGGCCCGAGGGAGACGACGGAGCCTCTGGTTTCTCTGGAGCCATG GGAGAACACGGACTTCCAGGAGACCTGGGCCAGCATGGAGAGCTGGGTCtgaag GGCGACGTCGGCATGGAGGGACCCCGCGGAGGAGTCGGCGCTCCCGGTGAGACT GGCCCTCGTGGTGATGCTGGGCCTCCAGGACCGAAGGGAGGTAAAGGTTCCAAG GGGTCTGGAGGTGACAAAGGAAAAGAGGGTCCACAGGGTCGAGACGGACAGAAG GGTCAGACCGGAGCACCCGGGTTTCCAGGGGACGTCGGCGACAGAGGCTACATG GGTTACCCCGGACAGCCGGGAGGCTTCGGACCCGGCGGACCAAAG ggCAGCGAAGGTCACGGCGGCCTGCCAGGCAGTGACGGTGACCCCGGAGAAGAT GGTCCCATAGGAGTCCCGGGGCTGATGGGAGAGCCTGGAGAATTTGGTGTCAAG GGGAGCAAAGGGGATCGAGGTGTGGCCGGTCCTCGAGGCAGAGTGGGCGCTGTG ggagctgaaggaggacagggagaCGCTGGAGTGCCAGGGAAACCCGGGCCGAAGGGCCTGCAGGCCCAGCCG GGGGCCAAAGGTGAGACGGGACCTGATGGTGACAAG ggagcagcaggaaggaaagGCGTTAAAGGAGGAAAAGGTCAAACG GGACGCGTTGGCGGCCACGGGGACAAAGGACAG CGTGGACCAAAAGGTGCGGTCGGTCGCGACGGCGTCCCCGGCCCCGTGGGCTCGCCCGGCATCCCAGGGACCAGAGGAGAGCGCGGCCCGGTCGGAGAGGCGGGTGTGAAGGGCCGAGCGGGAGCGAAGGGAGTCCCAGGTCCCTCT GGTCCTGGTCTGAGCGACCAGCAGGTCCTGCAGCTGTGTCGCGGCGTGGTGACGGCCCAGATCTCCCAGTACGCCTCCTCCATCCGGGCCAAGTGCTCCCAGGGCTGCCCCATTAACAACCGGACGCTCATCGGGCCCCCGGGAGTCCGCGGGCAAATGGGATCGCCCGGCAAACCC GGTAAAGCCGGAAAAGCTGGAGCAAAAGGAGCCAGAGGTGTTCAGGGCGACAGAGGCCTGGAGGGACAGAAGGGCGAGCAGGGTGACAGAG CTCAAAAGGGACCCAAAGGCGCCGCAGGTGATCCCGGTAAAGGCCTGCCAGGACCAGACGGACCACAAGGCCTCACAG GTTTGCCGGGTCACCCAGCAGAACCTAAAAACGGCATGGAGGGTCCCCGGGGTCCTCGCGGCTTCCCTGGTCAGGTGGGCCCACCCGGCACGGTCGGGATCGCAGGCGTGCCAGGAATTTGCGAGGCGCGGGACTGCAGCATTCACGCGCCGGTGACGCGCAAAGAGCAGGGTCTCGTGAAAGGACCCGTCAGTTCAAAAATCTGA